A DNA window from Vigna angularis cultivar LongXiaoDou No.4 chromosome 1, ASM1680809v1, whole genome shotgun sequence contains the following coding sequences:
- the LOC108319702 gene encoding uncharacterized protein LOC108319702: MVDYKWDVGTYFADKQDFVDAIKTYAIENGRNIKYIKNDKQRIRLKCMGAKGDCPWMAYCAYMEAIHTWQLRTIVDNHRCSREHKLRLLNAKWLNKRLEKTVRQNPQVKGVEIREKINRKWNVGVSRCMAYRAKAIASDNVDGSFKDQYRRIYDYANEVLARNPGSTMKVKVEENVDGAIFRRFYTCLKACKDSFMSCRPIIGLDGAFLKGKYGGEMLTIVGRDANDQMLPLAYAVVEVENKDTWRWFLELLVEDLSGEEVSSLFTFMSDQQKAATTTHPQAWEAEMRNIKHLNDEAFKYLLKIPPRYWSRSRFSSKPQCDTLVNNMSEAFNSVMVHTRSKPIVTMLEEIRLYLMKRWATNRTKSQSLSGNISNKIFEVRHVSQAGDKFVVNLDENLCTCRKWEITGIPCCHTLASMKFLNLDAEEFIPCCFRKSTYEETYSSIVYPINGNNLWEITTYDDVLPPPKRTLPGRPKKKRRLEQWELVKDHKRMRKGGLKKRCDICKELGHNRTSSTKAKQTIDVNSQQTQQSNPSTQPYMPSSNHEEAAVEGDK; this comes from the exons ATGGTAGATTATAAATGGGATGTGGGAACTTATTTTGCTGACAAGCAAGACTTTGTGGATGCCATCAAAACATATGCAATAGAAAATggtagaaatattaaatatattaaaaatgataagcaGAGAATTAGGCTAAAATGTATGGGTGCTAAAGGAGATTGCCCCTGGATGGCATATTGTGCTTATATGGAAGCCATTCATACGTGGCAATTAAGGACTATTGTTGACAACCACAGATGTAGTAGAGAGCACAAATTAAGATTACTTAATGCAAAATGGCTCAATAAGAGGTTGGAAAAAACTGTTAGACAAAATCCCCAAGTAAAGGGAGTGGAAATTCGTGAGAAGATAAATAGAAAATGGAATGTAGGTGTATCTAGATGTATGGCTTATAGGGCAAAGGCCATTGCTTCAGACAATGTTGATGGGTCTTTCAAAGACCAATATAGAAGGATTTATGATTATGCAAATGAGGTTTTAGCTCGTAATCCAGGATCCACAATGAAAGTcaaagttgaagagaatgtGGATGGAGCCATTTTTAGGAGGTTTTATACATGTCTAAAGGCCTGCAAGGATAGTTTTATGTCCTGCAGGCCAATTATTGGGTTGGATGGTGCTTTTCTGAAAGGAAAATATGGTGGTGAAATGTTAACTATTGTTGGTAGAGACGCAAATGATCAAATGCTACCTCTTGCGTATGCCGTGGTGGAAGTAGAGAACAAGGATACTTGGAGATGGTTCCTTGAACTTCTGGTTGAAGATCTCAGTGGGGAGGAAGTAAGTTCATTATTTACATTCATGTCGGACCAGCAAAAG GCAGCTACAACAACCCATCCACAAGCATGGGAAGCAGAAATGAGAAATATTAAACACCTTAATGATGAGGCTTTCAAATACTTGTTAAAAATCCCTCCCAg GTACTGGTCAAGATCAAGATTTAGCAGCAAGCCTCAGTGTGATACTTTGGTTAACAACATGTCAGAGGCTTTCAATAGTGTAATGGTGCATACAAGGTCTAAGCCAATCGTAACCATGTTGGAGGAAATCCGCCTTTACTTGATGAAGAGATGGGCAACTAACAGGACAAAAAGTCAATCACTTTCTGGGAACATTT CCAACAAGATTTTTGAAGTTCGCCATGTGTCCCAAGCTGGTGACAAATTTGTAGTAAATTTAGATGAAAATTTGTGTACATGCAGGAAGTGGGAAATCACTGGCATACCATGTTGCCACACCTTAGCTTCTATGAAATTCCTAAATCTTGATGCAGAGGAATTCATTCCATGTTGCTTTAGGAAATCAACATATGAAGAAACATACTCTTCAATTGTCTATCCAATAAATGGGAACAATCTGTGGGAGATTACCACATATGATGATGTCCTCCCTCCACCAAAAAGAACATTGCCTGGGAGACCAAAGAAGAAGCGAAGGTTGGAGCAATGGGAGTTGGTGAAGGATCACAAAAGAATGAGGAAGGGTGGTTTAAAGAAAAGATGTGACATTTGTAAGGAACTCGGCCACAACAGGACTTCTTCTACCAAAGCAAAACAAACAATTGATGTTAATTCtcaacaaacacaacaaagtAACCCATCAACTCAACCTTACATGCCATCATCAAATCACGAAGAAGCTGCAGTTGAAGGGGATAAATGA
- the LOC108319701 gene encoding subtilisin-like protease SBT1.5, producing the protein MKPRTQSITSLNNLAPISDVIIGTVGDCHVLPTTSVGAARGDQIRRYISLASQLWSPPTTTILFKGTRVGVKPAPKVASFSARGPNSVSPEILKPDVIAHGFNILAAWPSSIPPSSLPSDHRTTDFKILFGTSMACPHVSGLVALWKAAHPD; encoded by the coding sequence ATGAAACCAAGAACTCAATCTATTACTTCTCTAAATAACCTAGCCCCAATCAGCGATGTGATCATCGGAACCGTTGGTGACTGTCACGTCCTCCCGACCACCTCCGTCGGTGCTGCTAGGGGCGACCAAATTCGAAGATACATCTCGTTGGCCTCACAATTATGGTCGCCACCCACAACAACCATTTTATTCAAGGGCACGAGGGTTGGGGTTAAGCCAGCACCAAAGGTGGCATCTTTCTCGGCTAGAGGGCCTAATTCGGTTTCCCCTGAGATTTTGAAGCCCGATGTGATTGCGCATGGATTTAACATTCTTGCAGCATGGCCTTCTTCCATTCCTCCTTCTTCCCTTCCTTCCGACCACCGTACCACTGACTTCAAGATACTCTTCGGCACCTCTATGGCATGCCCTCATGTCTCTGGTTTGGTTGCTCTTTGGAAAGCGGCTCACCCTGACTAG
- the LOC108319706 gene encoding polycomb group protein FERTILIZATION-INDEPENDENT ENDOSPERM has protein sequence MEGEAKKGKTFGLGCEPVVGSLAPAKKKEYRITNRLQEGKRPIYAVAFNFLDSRYLNVFVTVGDNRITVYQCLEGGVIAVLQSYVDDDKDESFYTVGWACSDEGSPFIVAGGSKGIIRIIDAGRESIYRSFIGHGNSINEVRTQTLKPSLVISASKDESLRLWNTQTGICILIFAGAGAHRNEVLSVDFHPSDIYRICSCGMDTTVKIWSIKDFWTYVEKSFTWTDLPSKFPTKFVQHPVYSASVHVNYVDCTRWLGDFILSKSVDDEIMLWEPTVKEEITGTGAVDVLQKYPIPACDIWFIKFSCDFHFNIATVGNREGKIFVWELQSCPPVLATELSHPQSNYPIRQTATSFDGSTILSCCEDGTIWRWDDVSNSST, from the exons ATGGAGGGAGAGGCTAAAAAGGGAAAAACATTTGGCTTAGGGTGTGAGCCTGTGGTGGGATCGTTGGCTCCggcaaaaaagaaagaatatagAATCACCAACCGCCTTCAAGAGGGGAAACGCCCTATATACGCTGTCGCTTTCAACTTCCTTGACTCTCGTTACCTCAACGTTTTCGTCACTGTTGGTGACAACAGA ATTACTGTTTATCAATGCCTTGAAGGAGGGGTTATTGCTGTTTTGCAGTCTTATGTGGACGATGAT AAGGATGAGTCTTTTTACACTGTGGGTTGGGCATGCAGTGATGAGGGGAGTCCATTCATTGTTGCTGGAGGAAGCAAGGGGATAATCCGAATCATTGATGCTGGCCGTGAGAGCATATACAGG AGTTTTATTGGCCATGGGAACTCTATAAATGAAGTCAGAACCCAAACATTAAAACCATCACTTGTGATATCTGCAAGCAAA GATGAATCTCTTCGGTTGTGGAATACTCAAACTGGAATATGTATCCTGATATTTGCAGGAGCTGGAGCACACCGCAATGAAGTCCTAAGTGTT GACTTTCATCCTTCGGATATATATCGTATTTGTAGTTGTGGCATGGATACTACCGTAAAAATATGGTCTATAAAGG ATTTCTGGACATATGTAGAAAAATCATTCACATGGacagatcttccttcaaagttCCCAACAAAATTTGTCCAACATCCT GTATACAGTGCTTCGGTTCATGTAAATTATGTTGACTGTACTAGGTGGTTGGGTGATTTTATCCTTTCAAAG AGTGTTGATGATGAAATTATGTTGTGGGAACCAACAGTGAAGGAAGAAATTACAGGAACG GGTGCAGTTGACGTCCTTCAGAAATACCCCATTCCTGCATGTGATATCTGGTTCATCAAGTTTTCATGTGATTTCCATTTCAACATAGCTACAGTAG GTAACAGGGAAGGCAAGATTTTTGTTTGGGAATTGCAGTCATGTCCTCCTGTACTTGCTACAGA GTTGTCACATCCTCAATCAAACTATCCGATCAGGCAGACTGCTACTTCCTTTGATGGAAG TACTATATTGAGTTGCTGTGAGGATGGGACAATATGGCGCTGGGATGATGTTTCAAACTCTTCAACCTAA